Within the Trichoderma breve strain T069 chromosome 3, whole genome shotgun sequence genome, the region TAATTAGTATATTATTTGGGATCGAAGTTGTCTGCTTGCTTTGCTACCATGTATGCAACCATGGGAGGCGACTTGCACCGTGGATGTATCTACTAGATGTGGACACATCCAGTAGATGTAAATATATCTAGTGAGTGTGGACCAAAGCAAAGTTTCTCCCGAACCATTGTGGAACTCACTGTCAGCGTAATTCCTCCACTGACATAATGTCACAATTAGACGTCTGTCCAAGTAACCGTATTTGATTCATGATAGTAATAGTTAGGTAATTCTCATATCGCACAGGCACATGAACAGTGAAAAGTTGGGAGGAGACCAAGATGAGTGGAGTAAAAGTCTTAAAGATTGGAAATGTTGGAATAGTAACGGCAACTTATTTAAAAGTCACTGAGCTGCTAGACATGTAGATTAAAGCCTCTCAGATATATTAAACAGTGATTTACAAGATGTGCACCTAATTGAAACATAACATTCTCGGCAAAGTGGCGGGTTGTTTGCTCTATCCCGCTGCTTGCTTGTATTTTGCGCATTAAGTGTCACAGACCTCATGGCGGTGTCACAATCGCTCCATCCATATCAATTTCTTCAGACCGCTCCAAGGTAGCGACAGCAAACCTGCTTCGCCATCCTCGTGAAATTCCCTACCATGCTCAAAGTCAACCACAACCACTCGGCCGACGAAGAAAATGTTCACATCCACATCGCCATGAACCAACAGCAGGCCGCGAAAACTGTGAAGATGAGCCTCGCATTTGGACAAGCCATGGATGCAGGTCGGCTCTCCATCAACTTCTTGCAACAAGACTCCCATGGCGTTACTGTCGTCAGTCAGATGGCCGAGGAATTTGGGTGTATTGGGGTGCATATTTGGATGATGACCTGCCACTTCGCAGCGCCTCTGGGTGAAGGCGTACAATTCTCTCCAAGATCAACAAATCAACGTGCAGCTGATAATAATTTGTCAGTGCCCCGAGCAACAGGTTCGTGAAGAGCCGGCTGATGTACGTAAGCCATCTCTGACCCGCGAAATGGTTTATAGCCAACAGAGTTCAGCAGCATGCGAACGAGGAGATACGGCCGACGGAGCATATCATGGTTGAATACATCCAGAGGAGATTGTATAAGGTGGTGGATGCTTAGGCCTACCTTTTCCGAGACTGTCGTATCTAGTGACATCAGCCGTGCATCGGGAGCGTTTTCAGCAGAATCTTCTTCGTTTGTGGTAGGGTGGCAAGTTATTTTGCTTGTTGTGGTTATGATCGCATTGGCTATCACTTTTATCTCAAGAAACTCTGTGCCACCATTATTCGCCCGGTTAATTTGGTTGACACAAGATCGACAATGGGAAGTAAAGTCGCCAAGTCGCCTAAAGATGACACAGTCCAGCTCAGCGTTGACAGCGCAGGTTGCTCAGTGATTAGCGGTAATGGATGTGATGGGCGTAGAAATATTCTCCGACACAGTTATCGTCTTATCAGAATGGCGATTAACCCATCTATCTTAGCTAATTGATGGCTGTTGGAAAGTCCACATTGCATGAGTTACCTCTCGAGATTCCGATTGAAGTTACATACCTACATATAGACAGTGGTATGTTCTTTCTATTGTATAGCTGGGTTGCGATAGCTTTCGCCTGTTTTATTTCCATATACGGGAGATAAGCTAGGTGATGTCACGAGAATAACATCAGATTTCAGTTACAGCACGGCACAGCAGTGCTTCATTTGTAATGATTTACGGGCCAACTGATAGCGGGAAGGGAGACGCCCGACATACAAGAGGAGGCTTACCAATGCAAGCGAATGAAGTTTCCTTATTTCCGTCACGTCTCAGTGATTATGCATCTATGGCTTTGCAATTGCAAATGAAATCTCTACGCCCTTGGAACTGATGAGTCTTCACGGCGTTCACTTGCATATTTGATTCGGCGATAGACACAGAACTCCAAGCATGACGTTGGAGCTAGCTCCAAATGGCAATTTCTGTATAGCTTTTTTCCCGCATGTGGAAAATGAAGACTAGCCTGGAACGGCAACATGATTGaagcctcctcttccacatcAAGTATCGCGTTGCTTTTGAGCTCGATATCTTCTCAACCACAGCATCATTTCGAACGTCCGTAGGCAATACTTTACCAGAAACAATGAGAGTGGTAAGGATTCTACGGATTTTGGACATCAGTCTTGATTAGAAAGAAAAGCATTGCGTCCTAGAATTAATTCCAATGACATTAttaatcatcatcaagacaGATCTAGCATTATTGTACCACGGTGATGAAGTTGTATCGGCGATTGGGTTGTATTATGGACGAGAAACCAATGGAATTGGATcaattaaattaaaattaagaaaaaaaaaaaagggctggaGCAGCAGTTTGACAGCTGAAGCCTCGATCGATTGAATCTCATCACAATGGAAAGGGTGGCCTGGGGGAGCATTGGGCGCGGGTCCCAAACATCTTCCGTGGCAAGATCAGAGCTCTTCATTCGACAAGGCTTAATTGCCGAGAGGCTCTAGAACAAGCTAGCGGCTTGTAGAGCTTATTTCTAAACGCCCTCTTGATATGTCAAGATATCTAGACCCCTGCTTAGCAGATCTCGGTACTGCTTGTGAGTCTACCAGATTGGCATGTTTGTCATCCGAAGATTCCGTTCGAAATGTCTTTATTCTGCTTACATTTAGACCGAAAAAAATTGCAATTGATATTAAACTTTTCGATATAAAGTCAGCCTTTTGTCCTCGGTCAAGATGATACTAcaacttcagcttcagcatcttTACTCCGCCTCACAGCATTGATCCTCATCGCAAGAACATTCTCAGGGCTTACTACAGTTTACTACATACCAATTGAGAAATTGAATATAGAGTCACGGCAATATGTACGAAACCTTTCGAGAATCGGCGCTTGGCCAAGCCATTCGCTTTGTTTCCAGAAACAAGTTGCTGCAGTATCCAGAAGAACGACCAGATTTCGTGCTCCCACCAGAGTACCTAGCATTGCTGTCTAACAGCGAGAAACAACACGAGGCAACATCAGACCGATCACATCTCAACCAACGCTCTGGTAGCCCTGATCCAGCATCAGATTCCTCCCAAActgccgatgaagatggcgaggatCTGAGTAGGGAGCGGACGGTGGGGAGTATCCAGAGGGGTCCATACATGGAACATGGAAGATACGATCCTGAACAGCAAATCGAGCTGAAAAAGACCAAAAGCGAACCAATTGTGCCACAAAAGACGAATGACGGCGTCATTCTGGTAGACTGGTATACGACTGATGACCCAGCAAACCCTCACAACTGGTCATCATTCAAGAGGAGCTACATTGTCTTTGTCATCTGCTTATATACATGGGTCACCTACGTGGCAGGTtctgtctttgccttttctgaACCAGGCATTGTTGAACATTTCGGTGTTAGTGTAGAGGCATCTGAGCTTGGACTTGCTCTATACGTCTTGGCCTATGGTGTAGGACCACTCATCTTTGGCCCTCTCACCGAGATTCCAGTCATCGGCAGAAATCCTGTCTACTATCTCACattccttgtcttttttgccctGTCATTCCCAGCAGCGACAATCAACAGCTTTGGCGGCCTCTTGGCGGTACGGTTTTTTGCTGGATTTTTTGGCAGCGTTGGTATTGCCATTGGTGGTGCTTCAATCCAAGATGTCTTCACACTCATCTATTTCCCCTATGGCCTTGGTTGGTGGGTATTGTCATTTTGGGCAGGCCCTGCTATTGGACCAACCTTCGCTGGATTTGCAGCAATGGAAAAGGGATGGAGGTGGCCGCTCTGGGAAGTTGTCTGGATTTGCGCTGTCATGGCCATATTTTTGCTTGCGCTGACCCCCGAGACGTCTGCGCCCAACATCCTTCTCAGGCGTGCCAAGCGACTT harbors:
- a CDS encoding major facilitator superfamily domain-containing protein; this translates as MYETFRESALGQAIRFVSRNKLLQYPEERPDFVLPPDPDPASDSSQTADEDGEDLSRERTQIELKKTKSEPIVPQKTNDGVILVDWYTTDDPANPHNWSSFKRSYIVFVICLYTWVTYVAGSVFAFSEPGIVEHFGVSVEASELGLALYVLAYGVGPLIFGPLTEIPVIGRNPVYYLTFLVFFALSFPAATINSFGGLLAVRFFAGFFGSVGIAIGGPAIGPTFAGFAAMEKGWRWPLWEVVWICAVMAIFLLALTPETSAPNILLRRAKRLRKLTGDARLQSQSEIDQRHLSGSAVLIAALIRPFEITIKDPSIFFVNLYTALTYAIYFTFFEVFPLVFPPFYGFNLGQTGLAFLACEVGSILALILYFAYLHFYMIPDNIKNGFREQEHRLLPAIFGSVVLPIGLFIFAWTARASIHWIVPLIGVTIFVLGQYMVIQGLFMYVPVSYPQYAASIFTGNDLIRSAVATGCILAARPMFINLGVHKGVTVLAGLSIMGIIGTLLMYKYGKTLRAKSKFAQA